CTCACACCCGATTCGGAGCCTTCCCGTCCGAGGACAGTGGCAATCACCGATCGTTCTTTGGTGTTTACAGCTGCGGGTACAGTTTCGGGCTCTCACCGAATTCCCTGTTCCTTATTACTTGCAAGACCAAATTGCCAAGAAGAGGCAGGGGGGCAATCTCAAAAACCCGTATGTAGGAGCTCCTACCAAACGCGTTCTTGCACGAATTCTCCGCTTATAATTTCAAAACTAGAAAGAAATATTTTCTTGATGTCCGATCAAATCAGGAAAGGATTCTCGAAAATCCATCGGCCCGAAGCTCGGCTTAGATGGGAAAACTGGGAGCGCCGAATCCGAATGAAACGAACTCGATCTATTAGTATTCTCTTTGCGGGAATCTTCTTCTTAATCACCTCTTCCTTATCCGCAGCGGGAACATATTCCGAAGGCTGGACCGTCGCGAAACTGATCCAATTCGAAAGCAGAGGGATCGTCTTCGATTCTTACGAAGGCACCATCGAAGTCACTACCGTTGACACATCAGAAAACTGCGATGATCTGAAAGACGCATGTTATACTATGGTAAAGAAGAAGGTAGACTTTAGCGTTCGTCCTGAAAATGCAGATGTAGTTAACTTTCTAAGCAAGAACCTGAACCAAGAAATCCTTCTCCAATATAGAATTCACAGAATAGAGCCTATTGCTCTTTCGACAGATTACGAAGTCATTGGAGCTCAAATCCAAGACAAATCAACTCCTAAGGATTTGCAGGATAAATTCGCAGTTCCAAAATCCGGATCCAAGAGAAACTTCTCCGTAACTGGACGCATTCTAAGTTTGGAATATAAGGGAACAGTAGTAGGAACCTGGGAAGGATTCTATCTAGATGAGAGCAGAGGAAAAGTGCATCCTTTCTCAATCACTGACGAAGAGATGGCGAATTTCGCTACCAAGACATTGAAATATGGTGTCAGATATTATTTGGGAATGTCAGTCGCGTTTACTACCGGCTGGAGAGATTCGCATTATGATTTATTCGAGATCAATTTCAAAGCACCTGCTGGGGCATTGGAGCCAACTCCTAAACCTCAGCCTCAACAATAAGAAATAGACTTACCTATTAAAAAGCCCGCTCTCGCATTGCGAGGACGGGCTTTTCTATATTAGAATATTCCAATAAACAAATTAAGGAAAGAATGTCCCGTCAGACTGGATCTTAGGACCCTTGCCAGGAAAATCCGATTTGGTCAAAGATTGCATAAGCTCTACAGTCTTTGCATCCGGATCCGGAGCTGGTATCCCGTTCTGGCTTAACTGAAGAGGAAGTATCTTCCCCTTAACGAAATTTCCCTTCTTATCTAGGTCTGCTTCTAAAACCAGAGAATAACCACCATAACCTTTTGTGGAGAAGACCCGATATCCCAGAAAATTCCCGAGAGAATAAGCGATCAATTTTCCCTTATATAATTCCATTGCTCTAGGCAAATGAGGACCATGACCGATGAATAGATCCGCTCCGGCATCGATAAGTGAATGAGAAAGAGCGACCAGATTGCCTCTATATTCTCCGTAAAATCTCTCTTGTTCATTCTTAACATGAAGAGCTGGTCCGCCTTCTGCTCCACCATGCACTGAAATGAAGACGAGTTGAGCCTTCTTCTTAGCTTCTTTTACCAAGGAGACTCCTTCTTCAATCGCGTTCACATGATTATGAGCGCTTTCCATGTGACTGAACCCGATCCAAGCGATAGAAATGCCTTTCACATTCATATAAGTGATCGCGCCCTTCTTTCCTGTGAATCTTACTCCGGCATCGGAAAGATTCTTCGCGGTGTCCTCGAATCCTTGCTGGTGAAAATCCAAACTATGATTGTTGGCAATGGATACGATATCGAACCCGACATCCTTTAAAATTTTTGCATACGGTGGAGGAGTACGAAATGCGAAGATCAACGGACGATTGATATTCTTAGCGCAATGAGGATAATCAGTGAGAGTGCTTTCAAAATTCGCGAATAGAATATCCGCACCTTTTAAACTAGGTTCCACTTCGGAGAATAAGGTACGTTTCGGGTCGGAAGGAAGCTTGTTCTCGGGATAATTAGTTCCCATGACCAAGTCTCCCACGGCTTTGATCTTAAGAGTTTCCGATTCGACGGACTGCAAGGATTGACTTTCGGAAAGAAGGAATAGTGCCCCCAGAAGAGAGGATAATGCGGCGATTCTTTTCATACTAAGGGAAGGTTTTTGAAAACCTTACACTTAGAAAAGCTGTTTTCTTGGGAACAGATCGCTTTGCATAGGCGGAAAATCGGCAAACCAAACCGAACCTATGACAGCAGATGCAAAAGGCAAAAAGACAACCGTAAGATTTCCTAAAGGAAAACCTTCCGCCAAATAATTACCCGTAGGATTATGAACTGCATGAGTAAAGACACAAGAGCCTGTTAAGTTCGAGTTTATATTCCCTCCTGTAAAGGAGATCGATATTGGTTCAAACCCAGCAGCCTGGAATACAGGACT
This genomic window from Leptospira semungkisensis contains:
- the lsa26 gene encoding surface adhesion protein Lsa26, with product MKRTRSISILFAGIFFLITSSLSAAGTYSEGWTVAKLIQFESRGIVFDSYEGTIEVTTVDTSENCDDLKDACYTMVKKKVDFSVRPENADVVNFLSKNLNQEILLQYRIHRIEPIALSTDYEVIGAQIQDKSTPKDLQDKFAVPKSGSKRNFSVTGRILSLEYKGTVVGTWEGFYLDESRGKVHPFSITDEEMANFATKTLKYGVRYYLGMSVAFTTGWRDSHYDLFEINFKAPAGALEPTPKPQPQQ
- a CDS encoding CapA family protein, which gives rise to MKRIAALSSLLGALFLLSESQSLQSVESETLKIKAVGDLVMGTNYPENKLPSDPKRTLFSEVEPSLKGADILFANFESTLTDYPHCAKNINRPLIFAFRTPPPYAKILKDVGFDIVSIANNHSLDFHQQGFEDTAKNLSDAGVRFTGKKGAITYMNVKGISIAWIGFSHMESAHNHVNAIEEGVSLVKEAKKKAQLVFISVHGGAEGGPALHVKNEQERFYGEYRGNLVALSHSLIDAGADLFIGHGPHLPRAMELYKGKLIAYSLGNFLGYRVFSTKGYGGYSLVLEADLDKKGNFVKGKILPLQLSQNGIPAPDPDAKTVELMQSLTKSDFPGKGPKIQSDGTFFP